In the genome of Ovis canadensis isolate MfBH-ARS-UI-01 breed Bighorn chromosome 21, ARS-UI_OviCan_v2, whole genome shotgun sequence, the window GTGGGAATCTCCTGCAGCCTTGGGGAATGACTGTCACACTCCTCCCACCCCAAGACCTCTGTCTCCATGGAGTTTGGACCCTGGCATTGCCACTGGTAGACAAGTGGTCATGGGACTGTGCAGACCTAAGCTCCAGAGCCTGACATCCAGAGAACTGACCATCCCCATCCCCTTTCTCCACAGACCAAAATACCCCTCAAGTTTTGGACAGTTAAAGATGGTGGCCCCTTGCAGGCAATGTCATAGACTGCCTGCTAATCGGGCACATGGGCATATTGATGGGAAAGGGCTGTGGCCCCCACTCCTCTGGGAAAGGACATACAAGGCCACTGATGCTTGAGAGGGAAGGGACCTACTGGCTAGTGAGGAGGTCACCCAGAGCAGAACAGAgagcagggaagggaaggagggaaggaagaaggcccAGTCAAGGTGCCAACTTACATCAAGCCACAGGCCCTGCACTCCATTCTGGGAAACCCTGTCACCCTCCCCGTCCCCACCTGCCCCTGTCTGGCTCACCTCAGGCACACATTTTGCAAATGGCTCATTTCCTTTGAGGTCCGCTGTGGGCCCCAGTCTTCCTTATCCAGGAACTGGGACTCCTGGATGTCCAAGTCCCTGGGTGGGTGCACAGGGAGGATTGGACCCgaggctggaggctggagggTGGGGTGAGCAGAGGGGAAACCCAGCCCAAGGCCCAGGCTTCTTCAGTCCTGTCTAGACCACCCCCGCACACACGCCCCAGGGCTGAGTCCTGGCCCAGATCTGAATGTTGATGGCGGAGAAGCACCCTCCGGCCCCTCCCCTCTCACATGGCCTTACTCTGCAGGGTCGCTGGCGGGCTCGGTTGCGGTCAGGAGGGTAAACAGGAAAGTGGCGCTGGCTTCCTGCTCCTGGCCCAGCTGCTGCtctgaagaatctgaaaaagacggCTTTGGCAGAGAGGGCGCCCTGGTGACTGAAGCGGCATGAGGCTGGCTGGCCGCCCGAGAACTGGGGTCCTCCCACACCCGACAGTAAGAGGATGGGCGCAGTGGCTAGGGGTTCAGACCTCCCTCCAGGGAGGAGAAGAATTTCtccagcccccgccccgcccacggCCTCAGGAGGTCCTGTCACCTCTGAGTCTGGCTCCCCGGAGATCTGAGTGTCTTCTGGCTTCTGCTCCCCAGCAGGTGGCGGCGCTGGCTTCTCCTCGGGCTCCGAGTGGGCTGTTTGTCCATCCCAGGGACACTGAGGGAGATGGTAACTCAGTTGGTGAGCCACCCCCACCATCCCGCTGGTCTCCCCTTCCCAGCCTCCCCTGCTTTTCTTGGGGCGACCTCCAGCCTtgagaaccaccaccaccagctctgACCTCAAAgttagggttgccagatttagtaTGTAAAATATAGGACACCCAGTGAAATTTGACTTCAGAATAAATGGTCATTTTTTTCAAGCGTATCTCAAACATTTCACAAGCCACACTCATACTTTAaaaagtgtttgtttttcttttgaaattcaaatttcactgGTGTGTCTTatgttttatctggcaaccctaccAAAGCTATACGATAACGGTATCTTGTCAACTGAATTCTTGGAAATGCAAGGCGTCCCTGGTAACTTTGCTTTGGAAACTAGGCCTAAAGAAACatctccaaaagaaagaaaaataattcacacaGAGGTCCACAGTAGCCGACCGACAGCCAGAAGAAAAATTGAAACCTGCCTGAAGGGCCCAAATACAAGGAAAGGGAAGTAAGCAATGACTTATGATTGTGATAGAACGCAATCCACTCTGAAGTTCATGGTCTTTGGTAAACACTGGTCCACCAAACTCTGTCCTTGAGCCAAGTGTTATGCTGGATACTGAGACCACACAGATAGATGATTGTGACCAAGTTTTGCCCAGAAACCCCCAGagatggggggcgggggtggcctAGGCTCTCAGATGCCCACTGGGCAGGGACATGTGCCATCCAGAAGCCTGTAAAGAAAGCCTTGACTGAGAGGGCCACTTGGCTTAGGAGCTCCAGAAAGACTCCACCAGCGGGTGCTGCTTGGTCTACGAGTGGGGTGCCTTGGCCAGAGAAGGAAGGGCAATCCAAAAGAGGAAGTGGCTTGGGCAGGATGGTGCCAACGGCCATGATACATTCAGGCGTGGGGTGCTCCCACTGAGAGCCGGGGTGAGCAGGCCCGGGctgtggcccccaggggataAGGAAGAGTTGAagtaggagatagatgggcccctGGGCCAGAGACCTGCTGTTTGTCAGGTGGAATAAAACTGAAGCTTTGCCCTCAGCCAGGTGAGATGCCCCGTTTCCTTCCTCCATTGATATGGAGGGAATGAAGTAATGGTGGGGAATTTGTTGCAGCAAAAATAGAAATGAGACTTTTCTGATAACttagaaaaataaggaaacaatgaACAGGCTGGGGAAACAGCACAAACTGAAATAGTTAAGCAATCTTGGGTATTCTTTAGGGTTACTGCTAACAAACAACTTGTAGTTGGACTTGTCCTTCACAAAGCTAAACAAAGGAAATTACTCTCTGACTTCACAAGAATTCCACTCTGCACCCGGCTCTCTTCTCCCCCTACACTCTTTCGTAGCATTCTTCATTTCAGAAAGAAGGTCACGGGCCGATAACCAGAGACCAACCCCAGTTACCATCTGCCTGATGCCAGCTGTGGctgttttgaggttttttttttttaatctatttttcttttaaaattttacatatttattttgcctgtgctgggtcttcattgctgcacgcagtccttctctagttgtggccaccAGGGGCTAGTGTTTGCTGCAGTACttggggcttctcactgtggtggcttttctcgttgcagagcagaggctctagaagcacaggtttagctgctccgcggcatgtgggatctgctctgcttcccggaccagggatcaaacttgagtcccctgcattggcgggtgggaccatctgggaagtccctgttttgaaATcttgcaaaagggaaaaaaaaaaaaaccgcaaGATTTTCATTAGGATGTAAAACCTCTGTCTTTCCtgggggcacagttcttgaggtgCTGGCCTGCCGTTTGCGTTTTGCCTGGCAAAGAATAAAgctattcttccttttttcctccagACTCTGTCTCCGTATTTCTAGTCAGCATCAGTGAACCGGGAGCCAAGATTTTAGCGTCAGCGTGGGAGATCTTTGGGTGTTTGTTTTGTCTGAGCCGTGGCTGAGCAGATGGATGGGAGGAGAGCCTGGGGGCAGAAGCCCAGGGCCttgagggtgaaggagagagaCATTCACGATTGCCGCCTGTGACAAGTGTCTACTCTGAGTTGTACCTTGGAAGGTGAGCACGAGGCGCTGTCAGGCCACAAACGCAGGCCTCACATGGTCTGCATATGCTATGCACCAATGCACCACACAGGGTTGCCAAATAGAATACAGGATGCCTGGTTAAATCTGAGTGCCAGATAAACAGTGAGGTTTGTTTTAGTATGGTGATGTTCCAAATATTGCAAGGGACATATTTGTACTGCAAGattattatttattgaatttgggAGATGATTACTTTAAATAGaaaattcattgtttatctgacaTTCAAATTTAACCAGGAATCCTGCATATTTTTGTTAAATCTGGCAAGCCTAACGCCACGCCCACCTATTGGTGCCCATCAGAGGAAACTGGGAGGCACGAACAGCTTTCTGGCTAGAATTAGTAACCAGAAAGTCCTGCAGAAGATGATTGGAGATAGAGGAGAGTATCTGAACAGTAAGAAATATGGAAAGTTGTAACATGATAGGGAGTCCAGGGTCACTGGTTCTTAGACTTCCCTTTGTGTCCACATTAGCCTCAGCTTGGCTGTCTAACAGCCGACTGTATGAAAGCTCTCTCCCCCAGGCCATTGAGCACTTTCCCAGAGAATGCCCGGCATTCCCTTGTTGCCCCATCAGGGTCCCACTGGCCAAGCATTAGAGGTGATTAATTCAGACTTAGACAGAAGACAGCTCCAAGCTGAAAATCCATAGACCCATGTTGGAGTCTCGCTCTACAGTTCAAAGATGGGGCAGCCCCAAGCACTCAGGTTCAGTTTCTTAGCCTATAAAatgggtatcagttcagtcgctcagtagtgtccgactctttgcgaccccatagactgcagcacaccaggcttccctgtccatcaccaactcctggaacctactcaaactcatgtccatcgcattggtgaaggcatccaaccatctcatcctctgtcgtcccctctcctcccatcttcagtctttcctagcatcagggtctttttcaataagtcagttctttgcatcaggtagccaaagtattagagtttcagcttcagcatcagtccttccaaagaatattcaggactgatttcctttaggatggactggttggatctccttgcagtccaagggactctcaagagtcttctccaacaccacaattcaaaagcatcaattcttcagtgctcagctttctatatggtccaactctcacatccatatatgactactggaaaaaccatagctctgactagatggacctttgttgacaaagtcatgtctctgctttttaatatgctgtctagcttggtcatagtttttcttccaaggagcaagtgtcttttaatttcattgctgcagtcatcatctgcagtgattttggagctcccccacaaataaagtctctcactgtttccattgtttccccatctattagccatgaagtgatggggccagatgccatgatcttagttttctgaatgttgagttttaagccaactttttcattctcctctttcacattcatcaagaggctctttaattcttcttcactttctgccataagggtggtgtcatctgcatatctgaggttattgatatttctcccagcaatcttgattccagcttgtgcttcagccagcccagcatttcacatgatatattctgcatgtaagttaaataagcagggtgacaatatacagccttaatgtactcctttcccagtttggaaccagtctgttgttccacattcggttctaactgttgcttcttgacctgcatacaggtttctcaggaggcaggtcaggtggtctggtatttccatctctttcagaatttcccacagtttgttgtgatccacacagtcaaaggctttggcatagtcaataaagcaaaagtagatgtttttctggaattcttttgctttttcaatgatccaacagatgttggcaatttgatctctggttcctctgccttttctaaattcagcttgaacatctggaaattcacagttcacgtactattgaagcctggcttggagaattttgagcattactttgctagcatgtgagatgagtacaattgtgtggtagcttgagcattctttggcattgcctttctttgggaatggaaataaaattgactttttccagtcct includes:
- the LOC138427021 gene encoding uncharacterized protein, whose translation is MTIYSEVKFHWVSYILHTKSGNPNFECPWDGQTAHSEPEEKPAPPPAGEQKPEDTQISGEPDSEPSFSDSSEQQLGQEQEASATFLFTLLTATEPASDPAEDLDIQESQFLDKEDWGPQRTSKEMSHLQNVCLRLRESLSTIQADNLALGEKLRDLPDSLYKSLKEEARAILEGEKAVQEEGEAFQEEGKTIQEGPQAVQEGALFQQPSSQMAGLVILQPDPALNSRNTCQP